In one Chiloscyllium plagiosum isolate BGI_BamShark_2017 unplaced genomic scaffold, ASM401019v2 scaf_47776, whole genome shotgun sequence genomic region, the following are encoded:
- the LOC122545489 gene encoding keratin-associated protein 10-1-like translates to MSQCSPPAPACRSAVLPRLCRSAVPPRLPVAVQSSRTCVSQCSPPAPACRNAVLPRLRVAVQSPRACVSQSSSTAPACRSAVPPRLRVAVQSPRACVSQCSPPGPACRSAVPPRPHVAVLCPRVSRCCAPTLACRSAVPPVPACRCAVLTRLRVAVQSPRARVSQCSPPAPVCRSAVPACRSAVPPRVAVLRPRARVSQCCSPCACVSQCCASALSCRSAVPLMHALVQFPRACMSQCCAPAPACRSAVPLRLRVAVQSPCACVSQCSPPEPACHSAVPSRLHVTVQSPAPACLQFPCACVSRSSPPVHACRSPVPPRLRVAVQSPRACVSQCSPPALACRSAVPPRLRVAVQSRRACVSQCSPAAPACSSAVTPRLRVTVQSPRACVSPCKPLAPACRSAVPPRLRVAVQSPRACVSQCSPPALACRSAVPPRLRVAVQSRHACVSQCSPAAPACRSAVTPRLRVTVQSPRACVSQCCAPAPACRNAVPRACVSQCCAPLSAYSSAVPPRLRVAV, encoded by the exons ATGTCGCAGTGCAGTCCCCCCGCGCCTGCATGTCGCAGTGCAGTCCTCCCGCGCCTGTGTCGCAGTGCAGTCCCCCCGCGCCTGCCTGTCGCAGTGCAGTCCTCCCGCACCTGCGTGTCGCAGTGCAGTCCTCCCGCGCCTGCGTGTCGCAATGCAGTCCTCCCGCGCCTGCGTGTCGCAGTGCAGTCCCCCCGCGCCTGCGTGTCGCAGTCCAGTTCCACAGCGCCTGCGTGTCGCAGTGCAGTCCCGCCGCGCCTGCGTGTCGCAGTGCAGTCCCCCCGCGCCTGCGTGTCGCAGTGCAGTCCCCCAGGACCCGCGTGTCGCAGTGCAGTCCCCCCGCGCCCGCATGTCGCAGTGCTGTGCCCCCGCGTGTCGCGGTGCTGCGCCCCCACGCTCGCGTGTCGCAGTGCTGTTCCCCCTGTGCCTGCGTGTCGCTGTGCAGTCCTCACGCGCCTGCGTGTCGCTGTGCAGTCCCCCCGCGCCCGCGTTTCGCAGTGCAGTCCCCCCGCGCCCGTGTGTCGCAGTGCAGTCCCCGCATGTCGCAGTGCTGTGCCCCCGCGTGTCGCGGTGCTGCGCCCCCGCGCTCGTGTGTCTCAGTGCTGTTCCCCCTGTGCCTGCGTGTCGCAGTGCTGTGCCTCCGCGCTTTCGTGTCGCAGTGCAGTCCCCCTGATGCATGCACTAGTGCAGTTCCCCCGCGCCTGCATGTCGCAATGCTGTGCCCCCGCGCCTGCGTGTCGCAGTGCTGTCCCCCTGCGCCTGCGTGTCGCAGTGCAGTCCCCCTGCGCCTGCGTGTCGCAGTGCAGTCCCCCCGAGCCTGCGTGTCACAGTGCAGTCCCCTCGCGCCTGCATGTCACAGTGCAATCCCCTGCGCCTGCCTGTC TGCAGTTCCCCTGCGCCTGCGTGTCGCGGTCCAGTCCCCCCGTGCATGCGTGTCGCAGTCCAGTCCCCCCGCGCCTGCGTGTCGCAGTGCAGTCCCCCCGCGCCTGCGTGTCGCAGTGCAGTCCCCCCGCGCTCGCGTGTCGCAGTGCAGTCCCGCCGCGCCTGCGTGTCGCAGTGCAGTCCCGCCGCGCCTGCGTGTCGCAGTGCAGTCCCGCCGCGCCTGCGTGTAGCAGTGCAGTCACCCCGCGCCTGCGTGTCACAGTGCAGTCCCCCCGAGCCTGCGTGTCGCCGTGCAAACCCCTCGCGCCTGCGTGTCGCAGTGCAGTCCCGCCGCGCCTGCGTGTCGCAGTGCAGTCCCCCCGCGCCTGCGTGTCGCAGTGCAGTCCCCCCGCGCTCGCGTGTCGCAGTGCAGTCCCGCCGCGCCTGCGTGTCGCAGTGCAGTCCCGCCACGCCTGCGTGTCGCAGTGCAGTCCCGCCGCGCCTGCGTGTCGCAGTGCAGTCACCCCGCGCCTGCGTGTCACAGTGCAGTCCCCCCGAGCCTGCGTGTCGCAGTGTTGTGCCCCCGCGCCTGCGTGTCGCAATGCAGTCCCTCGCGCCTGCGTGTCACAGTGCTGTGCCCCCCTGTCTGCGTATAGCAGTGCAGTCCCCCCGCGCCTGCGTGTTGCCGTGTAG